The genomic interval GCGGTGATTGTCTGGCTCTGCAGTCTAAATCTTTTTGTCTTTGCTCGCTCCGACGTTTGACCTCTTTTATATAATCATCATTGCGTTTATGAAACGCTCTTATTTGATCGGCGCCGGTAGGCTTGGCTGGTTTTGGTGCAGGCATGAACATGATTGGAGCTGGTGCTTGTATGGCCTTAACTGGTGTTGATGCAGGGGCATGTTGGGTTGCTGGAGCCAGAGAAGGGGGCTGGTGAGCTGGTGCGGTGCGTCTGGCCAGCTCCTGTTGATACTCTGGAGCTGCTACGCACAGAAGGCGATTACGTTGATAATTTGCATCTTCACGCAGGGATAGATCTGTCAAATCATGAGGGTAGTTCCCATAATCATCTTTTACTATCTGCGCACCATTTTCCACCAGCCATTTTACGCGAACGACATCACCTGCCAGGAAGGCCAGATGCAGTGCGGTACGACGGTAATGCGGTACATCAATATAATTTGGATTGGCATAGGTTTCACATAAAAGACGATTACGTTGATAATGTGCATCTTCACGCAGGGATAGATCTGTCAAATCATGAGGATAATGTCCATAATCATCTTTCACAACCTTCGCACCATTTTCCACCAGCCATTTTACGCGATCGATATCACCTGCCAGGACGGCCAGATGCAGTGCGGTTCGGCGATAATGCGGCACATCTACATAATTTGGATTGGCAAAGGTTTCGCATAGAAGACGATTACGTTGATAATTTGCGTCTTCACGCAGCGATAAATCTGTTAAATCATGAGGATAATGTCCATAATCATCTTTCACAACCTTTGCACCATTTTCCACCAGCCATTTTACGCGATTAACATCACCTGCCAGGACGGCCAGATGCAGTGCGGTTCGGCGATAATGCGGCACATC from Legionella geestiana carries:
- a CDS encoding ankyrin repeat domain-containing protein; this translates as MSLTAEKIEHVYDAMGRSYAVYEKKEDGKDYVTIAFETVQEYIADWLIGEGMTLVGLGRFAGPLGVFLSIMAPTEMGNGSLPKNDFELQPNQKITLGGGLFLNRCLPQRFDPNHVETDGRHWTALHRAMYEGNVKRVQWLIDKGAKVVKDNEGKYPHDLTDLSLREDANYQRNRLLCETFANPNYVDVPHYRRTALHLAVLAGDVNRVKWLVENGAKVVKDDYGHYPHDLTDLSLREDANYQRNRLLCETFANPNYVDVPHYRRTALHLAVLAGDIDRVKWLVENGAKVVKDDYGHYPHDLTDLSLREDAHYQRNRLLCETYANPNYIDVPHYRRTALHLAFLAGDVVRVKWLVENGAQIVKDDYGNYPHDLTDLSLREDANYQRNRLLCVAAPEYQQELARRTAPAHQPPSLAPATQHAPASTPVKAIQAPAPIMFMPAPKPAKPTGADQIRAFHKRNDDYIKEVKRRSEQRQKDLDCRARQSPPSGLYAGKPSSSGMFGQSRSSFGKMECMTTVNVRTGKPTPDLYCRPMGSSQHFRTFFPDMSAARASCSSIKIVAPKYK